A region from the Triticum aestivum cultivar Chinese Spring chromosome 3D, IWGSC CS RefSeq v2.1, whole genome shotgun sequence genome encodes:
- the LOC123075995 gene encoding putrescine hydroxycinnamoyltransferase 3 — protein MEVHVLSSKLVKPASTKLAAGAPEYIPLSVFDKVTYQMHMAMIFAFAAPAPAPTAAALEKGLAVALSEYRTLAGQLVRNRSEGPVVLLNDRGARVVEACVDADMVDVDVALPNPKPELLQLLPDLEEEAIKEVVVLQLTRFRCGSLAVGFARNHAVADGRATSNFLVAWGRATRGLTMGLPPMYKYNHLDLFQPRPSHCIHEFEFDHRNREYYLPPPPAPAPTATAGDKKVIVVHKAHFSKDWIAGLRDTTSQGRDRPFTRFETILAQLWRAMTRARGLSQDDISTVRISVDGRSRLGMPAEYASNLVLWAFPRARVSDLLGQPLSHAAQLIHDEVARVADPAYFRSFVDFATSGLVEQEGLAPSSEINMRDVLCPDLEVHSWLTFQFYDMDFGTGTPTYVMPSYIPAEGLIFLAPSYIGDGSIDAFVPVFQDNLEAFKQCLYSIDHHDKE, from the coding sequence ATGGAGGTCCACGTCCTGAGCTCCAAGCTCGTCAAGCCCGCGTCCACCAAGCTGGCCGCCGGCGCCCCCGAGTACATCCCTCTCTCTGTCTTTGACAAGGTGACGTACCAAATGCATATGGCCATGATCTTTGCCTttgcggcgccggcgccggcgcccacCGCGGCCGCTCTAGAGAAGGGCCTAGCTGTTGCCCTTTCGGAGTACCGCACCTTGGCGGGGCAGCTGGTCCGCAACCGCAGCGAGGGGCCGGTGGTGCTGCTCAATGACCGGGGTGCCCGTGTGGTGGAGGCGTGCGTGGACGCCGACATGGTGGATGTGGATGTGGCCTTGCCCAATCCCAAGCCGGAGCTGCTGCAGCTGCTTCCGGACCTCGAGGAGGAAGCTATCAAGGAGGTGGTGGTGCTGCAGCTCACGCGGTTCAGGTGCGGCTCCCTCGCGGTGGGGTTCGCCCGCAACCACGCCGTCGCCGACGGGCGCGCCACCAGCAACTTCCTCGTCGCGTGGGGACGTGCCACCAGGGGTCTCACTATGGGTCTCCCGCCCATGTACAAGTACAACCACCTCGACCTATTCCAGCCACGCCCCTCTCACTGCATCCACGAGTTCGAGTTCGACCACCGCAATCGCGAGTACTACCTTCCAccaccgccggcgccggcgcccacAGCGACCGCCGGCGACAAGAAGGTGATCGTTGTACACAAGGCGCACTTCAGCAAGGACTGGATCGCCGGCCTTCGCGACACCACCTCACAAGGGCGGGACCGCCCGTTTACCCGATTCGAAACTATTCTCGCCCAGCTGTGGCGCGCCATGACACGGGCGCGGGGACTCTCACAGGACGACATCTCCACGGTGCGTATCTCAGTGGACGGCCGCAGCCGCCTCGGCATGCCAGCGGAGTATGCCAGCAACCTAGTCCTCTGGGCTTTCCCGCGCGCCAGGGTGTCCGACCTGCTGGGACAACCGCTGAGTCACGCCGCGCAGCTCATCCACGACGAGGTGGCTAGGGTGGCGGACCCGGCCTACTTCCGGTCGTTTGTGGACTTTGCCACCTCCGGCCTTGTCGAGCAGGAAGGACTTGCGCCGAGCTCCGAGATCAACATGAGGGACGTGCTGTGCCCCGACTTGGAGGTGCACAGCTGGCTCACCTTTCAGTTCTACGACATGGACTTCGGCACGGGCACCCCAACGTACGTCATGCCGTCCTACATCCCGGCGGAAGGGCTTATCTTCCTTGCGCCGTCCTACATCGGGGACGGCAGCATCGACGCCTTCGTGCCTGTCTTCCAAGACAACCTCGAGGCCTTCAAGCAGTGTCTCTACTCCATCGATCACCATGACAAAGAGTAG